Below is a genomic region from uncultured Erythrobacter sp..
CAGGATTGCAGGGCTTGCGCTAACCGAAAGCGACTGGATCGCATTGCGAAGGCCGCCTTTGTTGCACTTCTCAGGCTGCCAGCCCATTTCGATGACGACCGGACGCAGCACATCGAGCGCGGCATCGTCGCAGATATAGGCGGCAAAGGCGTCACGATTGCCGGGAAGACCCGATTTCCAAGGAGCGTTCATGGATCAGTTTCCTCCAGTTGCGTTTTGAAGTCCGCCAGCGCCGGTCGGTGCGGCATCGCGATAAGTCTGGATAGCCCGCGTGCCGGTGGCGACGACGGTCTCGCCCGAGCCGCGTTGACCTTCCAGGAGGTCTTCCGGATTGGCGACCATCGCAGCAAGGTTGCTGTTGACGGCGCAGCCATAGCCGGGGCTGGTTGCATTGAGATAGTTGCTATCGGCCTGTGCTGACCAGTCAGGGCAGCCCGGAACCGCAGCGCTCGAGCGGGTGATGACGACGCGCGCCTGACCCGGCTGGAGAACGCCCGAAGTGGTCGGAGCAACCGCGCTGACAATCAGACCGTAACGGCCCGCAAGCGAGTTGACTGCTTCAGTCACCGCCGGGTTCGCGGTTGGATCTTCGATCGCAACACGGTCACCATAGCCAAGGTCGAGAGTTTCGAACCAGCCATTGAGGCGTTGCTGTTCAGAGATAGCCAGACCGGAACG
It encodes:
- a CDS encoding CpaD family pilus assembly protein; this translates as MNIARNSKLMGAVALSLGLAVAGCGGMATNTSLYSLKQPVVERTNYTMDIDTNRSGLAISEQQRLNGWFETLDLGYGDRVAIEDPTANPAVTEAVNSLAGRYGLIVSAVAPTTSGVLQPGQARVVITRSSAAVPGCPDWSAQADSNYLNATSPGYGCAVNSNLAAMVANPEDLLEGQRGSGETVVATGTRAIQTYRDAAPTGAGGLQNATGGN